The genomic window GAAGTGAAGGACCTGCACAGCAAGGTCGACAGCCTCACCAGGCAGATCGAGAAACTCACCGGCGTCAGCGTCGCCAAACCGGCCGCCAAGGCCGCCGCCAAACCCGCAGCGAAAGCCGCCGCCAAACCGGCCGCGAAACCCGCTGTGAAGACCGCGGCCTCCAAGCCGGCGGCCAAGGCTGCCGCCAAGCCCGCTGCGAAACCTGCAGCGAAGCCGGCCGCCAAGCCTGCTGCTAAAGCCGCCGCCAAACCGGCTGCCAAGGCGGCCGCCAAACCCGCTGCCAAGCCTGCTGCGAAGCCGGCTGCCAAGGCTGCGGCCAAGCCCGCTGCGAAACCGGCCGCCAAGCCCGCTGCTGCGAAAGCTGCCGCGAAGCCGGCTGCCAAGCCCGCTGCGAAAAGCGCTGCAAAACCGGCTGCGGCCGCCAAGCCTGCCGCTGCGAAACCTGCAGCCAAGCCTGCCGCGGCGAAGAAGCCGGCCGTGAAGAAACCCGCTGCGCCCAAGGCCGCCGCCAAGCCGGCTGCTGCGAAACCGGCTGCCGCTCCGGCCGCCACTCCGGCTCCGTCGGCTCCCGCCGCCGCGCCGGCCGTGACGCCGTCCGCCGCTGCTCCGGCAACGCCGCCGCCGTCCCAGGCCTGATCGGTCTGCTGCAACACCCACGCCCGGCCTTGCGCCGGGCGTTTTCATTCCCCCACGCAAAAAGCTGGCAGGGGACGGTCAGGGCGCGAGATAGCGCTTGGCGAGCCGCTCGGCGATCAGCTGCGAGTCCGGCCGCAGGTGCGGCGCCACCAGCATCATCACCTGGAACACCACCTGGCGGACGTCACCCTCGTGGCCGAGGATGCGCTGGTAGTCGAGGGAGAACAGCAGCGTCAGGGTGATCTGCTCTACCAGCTGGCCGAGGGCTTCGGTGTCGCTGGCCAGTTCATCCTGTGCCTTGAGCTGCGCCAGCAGGGTGGCCAGGGTGCGCTTGAGCTGGTTGAGCCAGGCGCGCACGCCGCGGGCCAGCTTGGGCAGGCGGCCGGCGAGGTTGGAGAGGTCCTGGAAGAGGAAGCGGTAATGCGCCAGGCGCTCGACGATCAGGTGCAGGAACAGCCAGTAGTCCCCGGCGCCCAGCCGCACGTTCTCGGGTGGGTCGAGCAGCGGCGCCAGTTCATCCTGGAAGCGCTCGAACAGCGCCAGCACCAGCGGCTCCTTGCCGTGGAAGTGGTAATAGAGATTGCCCGGGCTGATGCCCAGTTCAGTGGCGATCTCCAGTGTGGACACGTTGGGCTCGCCCTGCTCGTTGAACAGCAGCAGGGCGCATTCGAGAATCCGGTCGCGCGTTTTCATCCGTGTTCAGGTTCCAGCCGCAGTGGGGCTGACGATAGCGTTGGTGAGCGGCGGCCCGCAATTGCCCACGCACAAACTTTCGAGGAGCTGTAGGAGCGAGCTTGCTCGCGAACTGCCTGACGCTCGGCGCCCTCGAAGAGGTTCGCGAGCAAGAACTAGGCGTCCCCCTCGCTCCTACGAAAATCAGAATAGTGCCAACGGGTTGGCGCACTCAGCGCACATGCACGTAGGTGCCCGGCGCCGCTTCCTTGGGCGGGTACTCGGCATTGCCCAGCTCGAAGCTCACCGGGCGGCGTTCGCCGGAGCGCTCCTGGATCCACTCCAGCCACAGCGGCCACCAGCTGCCTTCCTGGCGCTTGGTGTCGTAGTACCAGGCGCGCGGGTCGGAGCTGATCTTGCCGTTCTCGAAGTAGCAGGCCTTGGGGTTGCCCGGCGGGTTGAGGATGCTCTGGATGTGCCCGCTGTTGGAGAGCACGAAGCGGGTGTCGCCGCCCAGCAGCTGGGCCGAGCGGTACACCGCATCCCACGGGGTGATGTGGTCGGTGATGCCGGCGACGTGAAAGTTGTCCACCGCCACCTTCTTCAGGTCGATGGCGGTACCGTTGACTTCCATCGCGCCGGGGCGGGCCAGCGGGTTGTGCTTGAAGAAGTCGAGGAAGTCGCCGTGCAGCGCGGCGGGCAGGCGGGTGTTGTCGTTGTTCCAGTAGAGGATGTCGAAGGCCGGCGGCTGCTTGCCCAGCAGGTAGTTGTTGACCCAGTAGTTCCAGATCAGGTCGTTGGGGCGCATCCAGGCGAACACCTTGGCCATGTCGCGGCCGTCCAGCACACCGTGCTGGTAGGAGCGGCGCTTGCTGGTCTCCAGGGTCTGCTCGTCGGCGAACAGCGCGGCGGGGGTTTCCACCTGGCTGTCCAGCAGGCTGACCAGGTAGGTGGCGCTGGCGATCTTGCGCAGTTGCCGGCGTGCCTGCAGGTGGCCCTGCAGCGCGGCGATGGTCAGGCCGCCGGAGCAGGCGCCCATCAGGTTGACGCTGCGGCTGCCGCTGATGGAGCGGCACACCTCGATGGCCTCGTCGAGGGCGGTGACGTAGGTCGACAGGCCCCACTCGCGGTGGCGGGCGTCGGGGTTGCGCCAGCTCACCATGAACAGTTGCAGATTGTTCTTCAGGGCGTACTGGACGAAGCTCTTTTCCGTCGTCAGGTCGAAGATGTAGAACTTGTTGATCTGCGGCGGCACGATCAGCAGCGGCTTGGCGTGCAGGTGCTCGCCCATCGGCTTGTACTGGATCAGCTCCAGCACCTCGTTGCGGAACACCACCGCGCCGGGCGTGGTGGCCAGGTTCTGGCCGATCTCGAAGGCGCTGCGGTTGACCTGGCTGGGCATGCCGCCGTTGTGCATCAGGTCGTCGAGCAGATGCTGCA from Pseudomonas sp. GCEP-101 includes these protein-coding regions:
- a CDS encoding TetR/AcrR family transcriptional regulator, with translation MKTRDRILECALLLFNEQGEPNVSTLEIATELGISPGNLYYHFHGKEPLVLALFERFQDELAPLLDPPENVRLGAGDYWLFLHLIVERLAHYRFLFQDLSNLAGRLPKLARGVRAWLNQLKRTLATLLAQLKAQDELASDTEALGQLVEQITLTLLFSLDYQRILGHEGDVRQVVFQVMMLVAPHLRPDSQLIAERLAKRYLAP
- the phaC gene encoding class II poly(R)-hydroxyalkanoic acid synthase, which codes for MREKAEPGSVPAPTQYMNAQSAMVGLRGKDLLSTLRMLALQGVRQPVHSARHLAAFGKQVGKVLIGDSPLQPNPQDARFQDPSWRLNPFYRRTVQAYLAWQKQLLAWIDESDLNVDDRARARFLLSILSDAASPSNTLLNPLAVKELFNTGGQSLVKGVQHLLDDLMHNGGMPSQVNRSAFEIGQNLATTPGAVVFRNEVLELIQYKPMGEHLHAKPLLIVPPQINKFYIFDLTTEKSFVQYALKNNLQLFMVSWRNPDARHREWGLSTYVTALDEAIEVCRSISGSRSVNLMGACSGGLTIAALQGHLQARRQLRKIASATYLVSLLDSQVETPAALFADEQTLETSKRRSYQHGVLDGRDMAKVFAWMRPNDLIWNYWVNNYLLGKQPPAFDILYWNNDNTRLPAALHGDFLDFFKHNPLARPGAMEVNGTAIDLKKVAVDNFHVAGITDHITPWDAVYRSAQLLGGDTRFVLSNSGHIQSILNPPGNPKACYFENGKISSDPRAWYYDTKRQEGSWWPLWLEWIQERSGERRPVSFELGNAEYPPKEAAPGTYVHVR
- a CDS encoding phasin family protein — its product is MAGKKTTDKKESSWIGEIEKYSRQIWLAGLGAYSKVSKDGSKVFESLVKDGEKAEKQAKTEVEGAVKTSARSAKSRVDAVKGAAIGKWGELEEAFDKRLNSAISRLGVPSSREVKDLHSKVDSLTRQIEKLTGVSVAKPAAKAAAKPAAKAAAKPAAKPAVKTAASKPAAKAAAKPAAKPAAKPAAKPAAKAAAKPAAKAAAKPAAKPAAKPAAKAAAKPAAKPAAKPAAAKAAAKPAAKPAAKSAAKPAAAAKPAAAKPAAKPAAAKKPAVKKPAAPKAAAKPAAAKPAAAPAATPAPSAPAAAPAVTPSAAAPATPPPSQA